Proteins co-encoded in one Ensifer sp. PDNC004 genomic window:
- a CDS encoding FAD-binding oxidoreductase — MTTSIVLGAGMVGVSTALALQEVGHQVVLIDRKAPGRETSYGNAGIIQTEAVEPYAFPRSLAEIVRVALKRGNDTDFRLGDMPQLAGPLWRYFTQSAPGPYARTVAAYSKLALRASDDHARFIEPANAGDLIVRDGWRAVYRSPAKLDAAVSTAERLKREYGVPSRALTSDELAASEPALKSRLAGAVHWTSPWTCRDPGDLVSRYAALFVARGGKVAQGDAMSLQQTGTGWRVLSEGGDITAENAVVALGPWSPMLVARFGYRVPMVLKRGYHWHFGGKDGPRISMLDIDSSALIAPMNAGWRVLTGAHLAPLGAAPASRQIRHAVNAARTLFALRDPIEAAPWSGTRPCMPDMLPVVGPSRHNGLWFHFGHGHQGFTLGPTTALLLAEQVAGRAANPLALPLLPSTRDWA, encoded by the coding sequence ATGACCACCTCAATCGTCCTCGGCGCCGGCATGGTCGGCGTTTCCACCGCGCTCGCCTTGCAGGAGGTCGGGCACCAAGTTGTGCTGATCGACCGCAAGGCGCCGGGCCGGGAAACCAGTTACGGCAACGCCGGTATCATCCAGACCGAGGCCGTCGAACCCTATGCCTTTCCGCGCTCCCTGGCAGAGATCGTCAGGGTGGCGCTGAAGCGCGGCAACGATACGGACTTTCGGCTCGGCGACATGCCGCAGCTGGCGGGGCCGCTCTGGCGCTATTTCACGCAATCCGCGCCCGGACCCTATGCGAGAACCGTCGCGGCCTATTCGAAGCTGGCGCTAAGGGCCAGCGACGATCACGCGCGCTTCATCGAGCCGGCCAATGCCGGCGACCTGATCGTTCGCGACGGCTGGCGCGCGGTCTACCGTTCGCCGGCAAAGCTCGACGCGGCCGTCTCGACTGCCGAACGCCTGAAACGAGAGTACGGCGTGCCGTCTAGGGCGCTCACGTCAGACGAACTCGCGGCAAGCGAGCCGGCGCTCAAAAGCCGGCTGGCAGGTGCGGTCCACTGGACCTCGCCCTGGACCTGCCGCGACCCGGGCGATCTGGTTTCGCGCTACGCAGCGCTCTTCGTTGCCCGCGGCGGGAAGGTCGCCCAAGGCGATGCCATGTCGTTGCAGCAGACCGGCACCGGCTGGCGGGTGCTGTCGGAGGGTGGCGATATCACGGCTGAAAACGCGGTCGTCGCCCTCGGGCCCTGGTCGCCGATGCTTGTGGCGCGGTTCGGCTATCGTGTCCCCATGGTGTTAAAGCGCGGCTACCACTGGCACTTCGGCGGCAAGGACGGCCCGCGCATTTCGATGCTGGACATCGACAGCTCCGCCCTGATCGCCCCCATGAACGCCGGGTGGCGGGTCCTGACCGGCGCGCACCTGGCGCCACTCGGCGCCGCCCCCGCATCGCGACAGATACGGCATGCCGTCAACGCCGCACGCACGCTTTTTGCGCTGCGCGACCCCATCGAAGCGGCGCCTTGGTCGGGCACCCGTCCCTGCATGCCCGACATGCTTCCCGTCGTCGGGCCCAGTCGTCACAATGGCCTGTGGTTTCACTTCGGCCATGGGCACCAGGGCTTCACCCTGGGGCCGACGACAGCACTTCTGCTGGCCGAGCAGGTTGCCGGGCGCGCTGCCAATCCGCTGGCCCTGCCTCTGTTGCCGTCGACCCGAGACTGGGCATAG
- a CDS encoding M55 family metallopeptidase — MRIYISADIEGIVGVVSRDQLMPEGFEYENARRWMTDTVVHACEAAHEEGVEEVILSDSHGNGESILIDRLPDYVQVVRSWPRPLMMMQGVELGSFVGAMLLGHHAGASHASGVLSHTIGGTAFAEVRINGTVMPEAGINAAIAGHFGIPVLLASGDNVALEEIKERIGDIVTVPVKQVYSTQSAITLTPAVAHRRIREGVKKALSRAGSAKPFKLENPVLEIVFRNRLPAEYLSYLKGVERTDGYTIRYQGDDMVDVSRFIQFVVGYNSRLTF; from the coding sequence ATGCGCATCTATATTTCCGCTGACATCGAGGGGATCGTCGGGGTCGTGAGCCGCGACCAACTGATGCCCGAAGGTTTCGAGTACGAGAACGCCCGGCGCTGGATGACCGACACCGTGGTTCACGCCTGCGAAGCTGCGCATGAGGAAGGTGTGGAGGAGGTCATCCTCAGCGATTCCCACGGAAATGGCGAGAGCATCCTGATCGACCGCCTGCCGGACTATGTGCAGGTCGTGCGCAGCTGGCCGCGGCCGCTGATGATGATGCAGGGCGTCGAACTCGGTTCCTTCGTCGGCGCCATGCTTCTCGGCCATCACGCCGGCGCAAGCCATGCGAGCGGCGTGCTGTCGCACACGATCGGCGGCACCGCCTTTGCTGAGGTGCGCATCAATGGCACCGTTATGCCGGAGGCCGGCATCAACGCCGCCATCGCCGGACATTTCGGCATCCCGGTGCTGCTCGCATCCGGTGACAACGTCGCCTTGGAGGAAATCAAGGAGCGGATCGGCGATATCGTGACGGTGCCGGTGAAGCAGGTCTACAGCACGCAATCGGCCATCACCCTGACGCCGGCCGTCGCCCATCGCCGGATCCGCGAGGGCGTCAAGAAGGCATTGTCGAGGGCCGGTTCGGCAAAGCCGTTCAAACTGGAAAACCCCGTCCTTGAGATCGTCTTCCGCAACCGCCTCCCGGCCGAATATCTCTCCTATCTCAAGGGCGTCGAGCGGACCGACGGCTACACGATCCGCTATCAGGGCGACGACATGGTCGACGTCTCGCGCTTCATCCAATTCGTGGTCGGCTACAATTCCCGCCTCACCTTCTGA
- a CDS encoding M81 family metallopeptidase: MKLFIAGLDTETNTFSPMQTGIEAFRENLIAYGDATGKPLNCCSSQMFVWRNAAEDKGWDVVESLCAVAEPGGKTTRAVYESFRATILDDLKAALPVDAVMLALHGACVADGYDDVEGDLLAHVREVVGPDVPVAAELDLHCHITDRMLANATMIATYKEYPHTDIEEVAEQLFQLMERTLAGEVRPTMGLHDCRMINTFHPHRAPLRGIVDRMKAMEGQDGVLSVSFGHGFPWGDVEDVGAKMLVVTDNDPEKAARTARSFGREIFEAREEMRGDYLSIDEALDRAVAAKNGPIVIADVSDNAGGGAPGDSTFILRRIIERGIEDVASCLYWDPIAVRMCREAGEGATLALRIGGKVGPASGDPLDLTVTVRRVASGITQRFGPTPLGIGDAVWVSAGSIDIVLNTVRTQTFHPECMTALGLDPAKKKVVVVKSSNHFRAGFEPIARDILYVSAPGALQPTFEDLAFTKLTRPYWPKVDNPFAE, from the coding sequence ATGAAACTTTTCATCGCGGGGCTGGATACGGAGACCAACACCTTCTCGCCCATGCAGACCGGTATCGAGGCCTTCCGCGAAAACCTGATCGCCTATGGCGACGCCACCGGCAAGCCGCTCAACTGCTGCTCTTCGCAAATGTTCGTCTGGCGCAACGCCGCTGAGGATAAGGGTTGGGACGTGGTCGAGAGCCTGTGCGCCGTGGCCGAGCCCGGAGGCAAGACGACGCGGGCGGTCTATGAGAGTTTCCGCGCCACCATCCTCGACGATCTCAAGGCCGCTCTGCCGGTCGACGCCGTGATGCTCGCCCTGCACGGCGCCTGCGTCGCCGATGGCTACGACGACGTCGAAGGCGATCTGCTTGCGCATGTTCGGGAAGTGGTGGGGCCCGATGTGCCGGTTGCGGCGGAACTCGACCTGCACTGTCACATCACCGACCGTATGCTGGCCAATGCGACCATGATCGCCACCTATAAGGAATATCCGCATACGGACATTGAAGAGGTTGCCGAACAACTGTTCCAGCTGATGGAGCGCACACTTGCCGGCGAGGTGCGGCCGACTATGGGCCTCCATGATTGCCGGATGATCAACACCTTCCACCCGCATCGCGCGCCGTTGCGCGGCATTGTCGACCGCATGAAGGCGATGGAAGGGCAGGATGGCGTACTCTCGGTTTCCTTCGGCCACGGCTTCCCTTGGGGCGACGTGGAAGACGTCGGCGCCAAGATGCTTGTGGTGACCGACAACGACCCGGAAAAGGCCGCGCGCACGGCGCGATCTTTCGGCCGGGAGATCTTCGAGGCGCGCGAAGAGATGCGCGGAGACTATCTTAGCATTGACGAAGCCCTCGACCGGGCGGTTGCCGCTAAGAACGGCCCGATCGTGATCGCCGATGTCTCAGACAATGCAGGCGGCGGCGCGCCTGGAGATTCGACGTTCATCCTGCGTCGCATCATCGAGCGCGGCATCGAAGACGTGGCTTCCTGCCTCTACTGGGATCCGATTGCGGTGCGTATGTGCCGCGAAGCGGGAGAGGGCGCCACATTGGCGCTGAGGATCGGCGGCAAGGTCGGGCCGGCCTCCGGCGACCCGCTCGACCTGACGGTAACGGTCAGGCGCGTGGCCTCGGGCATCACCCAGCGCTTCGGGCCGACGCCGCTTGGCATCGGCGATGCCGTGTGGGTCTCGGCCGGCAGCATCGACATCGTGCTCAACACCGTGCGTACCCAGACCTTTCATCCGGAATGCATGACGGCGCTCGGGCTCGATCCGGCGAAGAAGAAGGTCGTGGTGGTGAAGTCCAGCAACCACTTCCGTGCCGGCTTCGAACCCATTGCGCGTGACATCCTCTACGTCAGCGCGCCGGGCGCCTTGCAGCCGACTTTCGAGGATCTGGCCTTCACCAAGCTGACGCGCCCCTATTGGCCAAAGGTCGACAACCCGTTCGCCGAATAG
- a CDS encoding helix-turn-helix domain-containing protein — MTDAKSSLGEILKDIRNRNRWTLAEVSSMTGLAVSTLSKVENNQMQLTYDRLIQLAQGLKVDIVELFGTMSGAEDTPSMLGRRTYTKSGDGREIVTQNYDYLYVCTEISKKSMVPILAMARARTLEEFGALIRHKGEEFFYVLDGELELHTEIYAPLRLKKGDSCYFDAMMGHAYLSVSDEPAQILCVCSTPETELVSTLANAQTIKLKS, encoded by the coding sequence ATGACCGACGCGAAATCCAGCCTCGGCGAGATCCTCAAGGATATTCGCAATCGCAACCGCTGGACCTTGGCCGAAGTCAGCTCCATGACCGGGCTTGCGGTCTCGACCCTGTCCAAGGTCGAGAACAACCAGATGCAGCTGACCTACGACCGGTTGATCCAGCTTGCCCAGGGCCTCAAGGTCGACATCGTCGAGCTGTTCGGGACGATGTCTGGCGCGGAAGACACCCCTAGCATGCTCGGGCGGCGCACCTATACCAAATCCGGCGACGGGCGGGAAATCGTCACGCAGAACTACGACTATCTCTATGTCTGCACGGAGATTTCCAAGAAATCGATGGTCCCGATCCTGGCGATGGCGCGGGCGCGCACGCTCGAGGAGTTCGGAGCGCTGATCCGCCACAAGGGCGAGGAATTCTTCTACGTCCTCGACGGTGAGCTGGAGCTCCACACCGAGATCTATGCGCCGCTGCGGCTGAAGAAGGGCGATTCCTGCTACTTCGACGCCATGATGGGGCACGCCTATCTGAGCGTCAGCGACGAGCCGGCGCAGATTCTCTGCGTTTGCTCGACCCCGGAAACCGAGCTGGTTTCCACGCTGGCAAACGCGCAGACGATCAAGCTCAAAAGCTGA
- a CDS encoding ABC transporter substrate-binding protein → MNGSKWKSIGIALLLASTPLSGALAAQDVLVLARAEDPPTADPGFEISNSGYTLTYAAYERLVAYKGASTEVGPELAESWTADDAGLVWTFKIAAGHKFDDGSPVDAAAVKFSFDRLMKLKAGPSDAFPVLKEVEVVDPQTVRFHLTAPFAPFISTLAVSGAAIVNPKVMEHEKDGDMAKAWLAEHSAGSGPYRIASWERNQSIVLDRNEHYSGSQPALKQVVIRIVGDVSARRLQLTNGDADIIEQIPLDQAEALQKDASVVVESNPSMYVNYIYMNNRQPPLDDAKVRQAISYAVDYQGIIDGIMLGQAKQMRGAVPSGMWGHDPQGFQYSYDIEKAKALLAESGKGDIHLTYTFSQADPAWEPVGLALQASLAEIGVKLDLQAVADTTKRELVANGKFDMAPGAWTPDFADPYMFMNYWFDAGKMGGPGNRSFYNNSKVTGLVQEAASIVDEAKRKALYIEAQKLSTDDAPYLYIMEKNDIFARRAAVKGYVYNPMLIQVYNFGTMSKTE, encoded by the coding sequence ATGAACGGTTCCAAGTGGAAATCGATCGGCATTGCTTTGCTTCTGGCATCGACGCCGCTTTCCGGCGCCCTTGCTGCGCAGGACGTGCTGGTGCTGGCGCGCGCGGAAGATCCGCCGACAGCCGATCCGGGCTTTGAGATCAGCAACAGCGGCTACACGCTCACCTATGCCGCCTATGAACGGCTCGTTGCCTACAAGGGTGCCTCGACGGAAGTCGGGCCGGAACTCGCCGAAAGCTGGACGGCCGACGATGCCGGCCTCGTCTGGACCTTCAAGATTGCGGCCGGCCACAAATTCGATGACGGTTCGCCGGTCGATGCGGCCGCCGTGAAGTTCAGCTTCGATCGGCTGATGAAGCTGAAGGCTGGCCCGTCCGACGCGTTCCCGGTGCTGAAGGAGGTCGAGGTCGTCGATCCGCAGACCGTGAGATTTCACCTGACCGCGCCGTTTGCGCCTTTCATCTCGACGCTGGCCGTTTCCGGCGCTGCGATCGTCAATCCCAAGGTGATGGAGCATGAGAAGGATGGCGACATGGCGAAGGCCTGGCTTGCCGAACATTCGGCCGGCAGCGGGCCCTATCGCATCGCCTCCTGGGAGCGCAACCAGAGCATCGTGCTCGACCGCAACGAACATTACTCGGGTAGCCAGCCGGCGCTGAAGCAAGTGGTCATCCGCATCGTCGGCGACGTCTCTGCCCGTCGCCTGCAACTGACCAACGGCGATGCCGACATCATCGAACAGATCCCGCTCGATCAGGCCGAGGCGCTGCAGAAGGATGCCTCCGTCGTCGTCGAGAGCAATCCCAGCATGTATGTGAACTACATCTACATGAACAATCGCCAGCCGCCGCTGGACGATGCCAAGGTGCGTCAGGCGATCTCCTATGCGGTCGACTACCAGGGCATCATCGACGGCATCATGCTCGGTCAGGCCAAGCAGATGCGCGGCGCCGTGCCGAGCGGCATGTGGGGGCATGATCCCCAGGGTTTCCAGTACAGCTACGACATCGAGAAGGCCAAGGCGTTGCTTGCCGAATCCGGCAAGGGCGACATCCATTTGACCTATACCTTCTCGCAGGCCGATCCTGCCTGGGAACCGGTCGGTCTGGCGCTGCAAGCCTCTCTCGCAGAAATCGGCGTCAAGCTCGATCTGCAGGCGGTCGCCGACACGACGAAGCGCGAGTTGGTCGCCAATGGCAAGTTCGACATGGCGCCCGGCGCCTGGACGCCTGATTTCGCCGACCCCTACATGTTCATGAACTACTGGTTCGACGCCGGTAAGATGGGCGGTCCGGGCAACCGCTCCTTCTACAACAACAGCAAGGTGACGGGTCTCGTCCAAGAGGCAGCTTCGATCGTCGACGAAGCAAAGCGCAAGGCTCTCTACATCGAGGCGCAGAAGCTTTCGACTGACGACGCGCCGTATCTCTACATCATGGAGAAGAACGACATCTTCGCCCGCCGCGCCGCGGTGAAGGGCTATGTCTACAATCCGATGCTGATCCAGGTCTACAACTTTGGAACGATGTCGAAGACGGAATGA
- a CDS encoding ABC transporter permease, which translates to MAITRIILPRLILLLFVVLGVAVITFTISHLIPGDPARMIAGDRASAETLENVRRNLGLDRPVVEQFTIYIGNLLQGDLGTSLRTNRPVAADIRTFLPATLELGTVALFIAICLGVPLGVLSAVYKDGPIDQVARTVSVCGISMPVFWFGLILIYVFYAKFQILPGSGRLAMGIVAPERITGFLLIDSLLQGRFDAFRSALYHIILPGFVLAFANMGVITRQIRASMLDVLQEDYIRTARASGLRKGMIIFNYALRNALIPSITLLGLALGDLLYGAVLTETIFAWPGMGTYVVTSIQTLDFPAIMGFTIVASVGYVLINLLVDLAYMLADPQIREV; encoded by the coding sequence ATGGCAATCACCCGCATCATTCTTCCGCGCCTGATCCTCTTGCTCTTCGTTGTGCTCGGGGTCGCGGTCATCACTTTCACGATCTCGCACCTCATCCCCGGCGATCCGGCGCGCATGATCGCGGGCGACCGGGCAAGCGCCGAGACACTTGAAAATGTCCGGCGCAACCTGGGTCTCGACCGGCCGGTCGTCGAACAGTTCACCATCTATATCGGCAATCTGCTGCAGGGCGATCTCGGCACGTCGCTACGCACCAATCGCCCGGTTGCCGCCGATATCCGCACCTTCCTGCCGGCGACGCTGGAGCTTGGAACGGTCGCGCTCTTCATCGCGATCTGTCTCGGCGTGCCGCTCGGTGTGCTCTCGGCCGTCTACAAGGATGGTCCAATTGATCAGGTGGCACGCACGGTCTCGGTCTGCGGCATCTCCATGCCGGTCTTCTGGTTCGGCCTGATCCTGATCTATGTGTTCTATGCGAAATTCCAGATCCTTCCCGGCAGCGGGCGCCTGGCCATGGGCATCGTGGCGCCCGAGCGCATCACCGGCTTCCTGCTGATCGACTCGTTGTTGCAGGGCCGTTTCGACGCATTCCGCAGCGCGCTTTACCACATCATCCTGCCGGGCTTCGTTCTGGCTTTTGCCAATATGGGCGTGATCACGCGCCAGATCCGCGCCTCGATGCTCGATGTCCTCCAGGAAGACTACATCCGCACCGCCCGTGCCAGCGGCCTGCGCAAGGGCATGATCATCTTCAACTATGCGCTCAGAAACGCGCTCATCCCCTCGATCACCCTGCTCGGGCTCGCGCTCGGCGACCTTCTCTATGGCGCGGTGCTGACCGAGACGATCTTCGCCTGGCCGGGCATGGGAACCTATGTCGTGACCTCGATCCAGACGCTCGATTTTCCCGCCATTATGGGCTTCACCATCGTCGCATCCGTCGGCTATGTGCTGATCAACCTCCTGGTCGATCTCGCCTACATGCTCGCCGACCCGCAGATCAGGGAGGTCTGA
- the ddpC gene encoding D,D-dipeptide ABC transporter permease has protein sequence MRGTKSFSERLRYLWYLSRRSPLTLVGVAIILLVLVMIIAAPVIAPYNPDKVSLTARLLPPSAAHWFGTDEVGRDLFSRVIYGARASCGAAFMIVLISMSVGVLIGCFSGVVGGRVDTAIMRLMDVVLALPALVLAMALAAALGPSLFNSMLAVAIVRIPAYVRLARGQTLSLREQIFVKAARTFGASPFYILRWHILPNAMSPIIVQATLDLGGVVLIAAALSFIGLGAQPPTAEWGALVSSGRSCMLDQWWYATFPGLAILITAMGCNLVGDGIRDMLDPRLRGR, from the coding sequence ATGCGCGGGACGAAGTCCTTCTCCGAGCGGCTGCGTTATCTCTGGTACCTCAGCCGCCGCAGCCCGCTGACGCTGGTGGGCGTCGCGATTATCCTGCTCGTTCTCGTGATGATCATCGCCGCACCTGTGATTGCGCCCTACAATCCGGACAAGGTGTCGCTGACGGCGCGCCTGTTGCCGCCAAGTGCTGCCCACTGGTTCGGCACGGACGAGGTCGGCCGAGACCTGTTCTCGCGGGTGATCTACGGGGCAAGGGCGTCCTGTGGCGCCGCCTTCATGATCGTCCTGATCTCGATGTCGGTCGGGGTGCTGATCGGCTGTTTCTCGGGCGTCGTCGGCGGCCGGGTCGACACCGCCATCATGCGGCTGATGGACGTCGTGCTCGCCCTGCCGGCATTGGTCCTCGCCATGGCGCTGGCCGCAGCCCTTGGTCCGAGCCTGTTCAATTCCATGCTCGCGGTGGCGATCGTGCGCATCCCCGCCTATGTGCGCCTGGCCCGCGGCCAGACGCTTTCGCTGCGCGAGCAGATCTTCGTGAAAGCGGCGCGCACCTTCGGCGCCTCGCCTTTCTATATCCTGCGCTGGCATATCCTGCCGAACGCGATGTCGCCGATCATCGTCCAGGCAACGCTCGATCTCGGCGGCGTCGTGCTGATCGCAGCCGCCCTCAGCTTCATCGGCCTTGGCGCCCAGCCGCCGACCGCCGAATGGGGTGCGCTGGTCAGCAGCGGTCGCAGCTGCATGCTCGATCAATGGTGGTACGCGACCTTCCCGGGCCTTGCCATTCTGATTACGGCCATGGGGTGCAATCTCGTCGGCGACGGCATTCGCGACATGCTCGACCCGCGCTTGAGGGGCAGATGA